In Lolium perenne isolate Kyuss_39 chromosome 5, Kyuss_2.0, whole genome shotgun sequence, the sequence ACAACTTTCCAGTCATCCTCAGATCCCATATTCGACAGAAATTGTCCTCACCCGCGGTTGCGACTAGACGACCATTAGGGGAGAAGCTGACTCCAAGGACAGGACTGACATGCACTGTGAGGGTATAGTATAATCTTCCAGATCTTAGGTCCCAGACCAGAGCGTGCGCATCAAGCCCACAGGATGCAGCTAGGGAGCCGTCAGGGTGGAAGCCGACTCCGTATACACCTCTGCTATGCCCCTCCTGGAGTAGGAGCTGTGTCCCGGTGTTGACATCCCAAAGTCTCCAGGTCTTGTCGAAGCTGGCTGTGCCAAGGTATCTTCCGGATGGATGGAAGGCGAGGCGAGCAAGACGATCCTGGTGACCGTGAAAAGACGTTAGAAGTGACCTGTTATCGCTGCTGATATTCCATAGTTTGGCGGTTTTGTCCGCGGAGGCTGTTGCTAGTAGGCAGTTATCGGCCGGAGAGAAAGCGACATCTGTAGCACGTTCTGTGTGGCCTTTGAGGGCCGCGATTTTGGTTATCCCTGGTGGCGTGATGCTCCATACTTTGGTGATCCCGCTCCAGGAGCTCGTGGCGAGCATTGACGCGTCGCGGGAGAAGGAGCAGGCGGTGAGCGGGCGGTCGTCTCCGATCTCGCTGCAGTTGAGGACGAAGTCCCCTGCCCGCTTCACGACATGGTTGTCGGGGTCCTCGCCGGAGTCACCGAGGCGGGGCTGCTTGTTGGCCCTCTCGAGCCTGGCCTTAGCACGAGGCAGGGAGTAGTGCGCGATGTTGATGCGCGCCTGGAGCAGTTCCCTGGTGCCCTCCGTGAAGAACGGGTATTGCATCTGCTCGTCCTTGACCATGAGTGCGCTCACGCTGGAGCTTGATGAGCTTGATGCAAAAGCATCGTATACAGGTGCATATATAGGACCTGGTCCGGCTGGCTAGTACATAGCCGACTCGAACTAGTACAACTCGGAAAACTAAACCGAGTCGGCCCAAACCTAGTCTACTTCTACTAGGACACGGCAGGTCCGACTACGTGCTGCAAGCAATCTTTACTATTAGTTTGCAATGCAACCGTGGTAAGTTTGCTCAGGCTTCGGTCCGTTCCGTTTTGCTTCGTGCGTCGTGCGGCTGCCTGTCGTCACGCTGTGGAAGCTGTCCGCATGAACCCTTCCTCGATTGTACGTTAAGAGAAACCGGATC encodes:
- the LOC127300249 gene encoding U4/U6 small nuclear ribonucleoprotein PRP4-like protein, with the translated sequence MVKDEQMQYPFFTEGTRELLQARINIAHYSLPRAKARLERANKQPRLGDSGEDPDNHVVKRAGDFVLNCSEIGDDRPLTACSFSRDASMLATSSWSGITKVWSITPPGITKIAALKGHTERATDVAFSPADNCLLATASADKTAKLWNISSDNRSLLTSFHGHQDRLARLAFHPSGRYLGTASFDKTWRLWDVNTGTQLLLQEGHSRGVYGVGFHPDGSLAASCGLDAHALVWDLRSGRLYYTLTVHVSPVLGVSFSPNGRLVATAGEDNFCRIWDLRMTGKLLYSIPAHKSLVSQVKFAPRDGAYLATSSYDTTTALWSAQNYKPIKTLDGHDSTVTGLDISGDGQQIVTVSHDRTIKMWSCSR